A window from Hemicordylus capensis ecotype Gifberg chromosome 2, rHemCap1.1.pri, whole genome shotgun sequence encodes these proteins:
- the LOC128342902 gene encoding testis-expressed protein 47-like isoform X4, whose product MEFSTQKANWNWKRECQDSRGISAVRNYKKAPEMWEKPEVSPSEDERTNLLNQLLHERMHKNSTEKSKSLLHRLIFFAKISPDLADKRDLAEYWEQLFMSLQRYYQGEGVTGLLLLYPTCIVHMLESSSDVLYSVLRDLRDMEQQQRVLVLDAKILVMSHNLPSRLFQQWNYKVLNMPQMHLGYGTSHEEPVEAVISECLTALLKLGVHLLKYHKSPKNLPDTTLEKATDLIVPQDTILYLLECQELLSPTQYLHLYDSPMNILMDSERAWPLPEWLKRPFE is encoded by the exons ATGGAGTTCAGCACACAGAAAGCAAATTGGAATTGGAAAAGAGAATGTCAAGACAGCAGAG GCATCTCAGCAGTGAGAAATTACAAGAAAGCCCCGGAGATGTGGGAGAAGCCAGAAGTGTCACCATCTGAGGATGAGAGGACAAACTTGCTCAACCAACTTCTCCACGAGAGGATGCACAAAAATAGCACAGAGAAATCA aaatctCTTCTCCACAGGCTGATTTTCTTTGCCAAGATCTCCCCAGACCTGGCTGATAAAAGAGATTTAGCTG AATATTGGGAACAGCTGTTTATGAGTCTGCAGCGCTACTACCAGGGTGAGGGGGTCACAGGCCTGCTGTTGCTGTACCCCACATGCATTGTCCACATGTTGGAG TCATCCAGTGATGTGCTTTACTCTGTCCTGCGAGACTTGAGGGacatggagcagcagcagag AGTCCTGGTTCTGGATGCCAAGATCCTTGTAATGTCCCATAATCTCCCCTCCCGACTCTTCCAGCAGTGGAACTACAAGGTTCTGAATATGCCACAGATGCACCTGGGATATGGTACATCCCATGAAGAGCCAGTGGAAGCTGTTATCTCTGAGTGCCTCACAGCACTCCTGAAACTTGGTGTGCATCTGTTGAAGTACCACAAG AGTCCCAAAAACCTCCCTGACACCACCCTGGAGAAGGCAACAGATCTCATTGTTCCACAAGATACCATCTTGTACTTGCTGGAGTGCCAGGAGTTGCTGAGCCCCACTCAGTACCTACATCTTTATGACAGCCCAATGAACATCCTTATGGACTCAG AGAGAGCGTGGCCTTTGCCGGAGTGGCTAAAACGACCTTTTGAATGA
- the LOC128342902 gene encoding testis-expressed protein 47-like isoform X5 codes for MEFSTQKANWNWKRECQDSRGISAVRNYKKAPEMWEKPEVSPSEDERTNLLNQLLHERMHKNSTEKSKSLLHRLIFFAKISPDLADKRDLAEYWEQLFMSLQRYYQGEGVTGLLLLYPTCIVHMLESSSDVLYSVLRDLRDMEQQQRVLVLDAKILVMSHNLPSRLFQQWNYKVLNMPQMHLGYGTSHEEPVEAVISECLTALLKLGVHLLKYHKSPKNLPDTTLEKATDLIVPQDTILYLLECQELLSPTQYLHLYDSPMNILMDSGLVFRSDNPTSV; via the exons ATGGAGTTCAGCACACAGAAAGCAAATTGGAATTGGAAAAGAGAATGTCAAGACAGCAGAG GCATCTCAGCAGTGAGAAATTACAAGAAAGCCCCGGAGATGTGGGAGAAGCCAGAAGTGTCACCATCTGAGGATGAGAGGACAAACTTGCTCAACCAACTTCTCCACGAGAGGATGCACAAAAATAGCACAGAGAAATCA aaatctCTTCTCCACAGGCTGATTTTCTTTGCCAAGATCTCCCCAGACCTGGCTGATAAAAGAGATTTAGCTG AATATTGGGAACAGCTGTTTATGAGTCTGCAGCGCTACTACCAGGGTGAGGGGGTCACAGGCCTGCTGTTGCTGTACCCCACATGCATTGTCCACATGTTGGAG TCATCCAGTGATGTGCTTTACTCTGTCCTGCGAGACTTGAGGGacatggagcagcagcagag AGTCCTGGTTCTGGATGCCAAGATCCTTGTAATGTCCCATAATCTCCCCTCCCGACTCTTCCAGCAGTGGAACTACAAGGTTCTGAATATGCCACAGATGCACCTGGGATATGGTACATCCCATGAAGAGCCAGTGGAAGCTGTTATCTCTGAGTGCCTCACAGCACTCCTGAAACTTGGTGTGCATCTGTTGAAGTACCACAAG AGTCCCAAAAACCTCCCTGACACCACCCTGGAGAAGGCAACAGATCTCATTGTTCCACAAGATACCATCTTGTACTTGCTGGAGTGCCAGGAGTTGCTGAGCCCCACTCAGTACCTACATCTTTATGACAGCCCAATGAACATCCTTATGGACTCAG GGCTTGTGTTTCGAAGTGACAATCCAACCTCTGTTTAA